The Brachypodium distachyon strain Bd21 chromosome 4, Brachypodium_distachyon_v3.0, whole genome shotgun sequence nucleotide sequence CCCGCGCGACGCATTAGACAACGGCCCCCTAACCGCAGCTTAGCTAGCACGGCTATCCATCCGTCCGTCCATACATGCTAACACCAGCGGCgaattgattgattgattgccAATAATACATGTCCCAACAaaggggcagaggaggaagacgggtaGCAGtagcaggaggaggagtacAATATTTTGCCCGCGCCCCGGCCAACGTTGTTGTTGTACTCTATCGCGGAAAAGTTTGAGAAAAGCCTTTAGGTTGGTGGCTAGCTTAAGCTAAGTTAGCTTCCTGGTTGACTTGTTGGAGGgatcttttgtttcttttcgaTTTGGTGTGGGATTGTTCCACTGCAACCGATTGATCTACTGCTACCTAGCTATCTGGGATAGCGGTTGTGGATATATTCTGGTGTTAGTTTGTCGTGGATGAGTAGTGCTAGCTGCATTCGTGAGGGAGCTGGGAGCTAGGAAAGGAggagcatggcggcggtgaGCAGCAGGAAGATACTAGGTTGGTCCCTTGTTCGGCGGGAGATCACGAGCGGCGGGGATGGTTTCTTCGCCGGGCCGCCCGCGTTGGCGCCCCCAGCGACggcggggcagcagcagcaacagcaggagcagccggggccggggccgtCGGCGATGGCTGCGAGGATCACCCCCGCGGTGCTGTTCATCACGGTGGTGCTGgccgtggtgctgctggtgtcCGGCCTGCTCCACATCCTGCGGCGGCTGTTCCTCAAGAGCCACCGCGCCAATGCCAGGGCGGAGGCCATGGAgcggcagctgcagcagctgttCCACCTGCACGAGGACGGGCCGGGGCTCGACCAGGCCGCCATCGACGCGCTCCCCTGCTTCGCCTACGGCGAGCTCGAGCTCTCCCTCGGCGCCGATGATGCcaaggagggggagggggacgAGGAGAAGGgctacaagaagaagaaggggacgAGGCCGTTCGACTGCGCCGTCTGCCTCTGCGAGTTCGCGGCCGCCGAAGaccgcctccgcctgctcCCGCTCTGCGGCCACGCCTTCCACGTCGCCTGCATCGACACCTGGCTCCGCTCCAGCTCCACATGCCCGCTCTGCCGCACCCAGGCGCTCTCGGCCTCGGCTCAAGCCCCGCCCACGGCTGACACTGACACCCCCTCTGTACTCGAGACTCCCACTGGCGTCGaggagcagcagaagcaggaTGACGATGCGTCCAAGGAGGACGCGTTCTTCCCGGGCAGCGTCGTGCTCCCGGTCAGGCTCGGCCGGTTCAAGAACGTGcaggacggcgtccaggagagcagcggcagcagccggcgcctgGACGCGAGGAGGTGCTACTCCATGGGCTCCAACTACCGGTACGTCCTCGCAGAGGAAAACCTGGTGGTGTCCGTGCGCTGGCGTCCAGGCGACAGTACCAGCGGCGCGGCCCCAGCGGGCGGCgtagccgcggcggcggcggcgaggaggagcgagcAGCAGGGCAAGAAGGTCTGCGCCGCCAGCCGCGGCGACAGCTTCTCCGTGTCCAAGATCTGGCAGtggcgcggcagcggcaggcggCTCCCCGCTCTCCGTGCCGATGGCTCCGAGTCCCCGGCGCCCGACGACGGCCTCCcctgggcgcaggcgcaggcgccggcgaggacgcGCAGCGCCAGGCAAGAAATCGACACTTGATGATGATAAGGATAGAATCTACACTTTACAGTCTACACACATACAGACAGACACGCGGATGTCTTCCCGTGCCTTTTGGTGATCAGATAGCTAGCAATAAGCGTTTCTTGACAGAGTTTTGCCTGTGCTTGATCAGGAAATCATTCCTCCTCGTATGCCTTTTTGGtgaatcatttttttttctgcctaGTGTTCCTATGTACAAATACAACCACCACCTAAACTGACGTCCAAATGGCAACTCGATCCAGCTAGCTACTCGTATTCACCGGGATATTCTATCTTCTATGTGTTCATCTTTTCCACGGGTGGAATGGCAATGTAGGTAGTCAGATTACTGTGACACTGTCTAAATCTGAATTCCGAGGTCCCAAACACAACATAATGATGCTGCAACAGGTGTCTGCTTCTGGTGTCTTCTCCCACCTGTGCTGTCCCTGTGTACTACTAGTACGAGTACCATTTAACTCACCATCAGAACCGTTCGTTGCCAGTTTGCAACGTACGCCATTCCAAACACGACGTGCAGATGGCCTGGGCTCCTTCACCCTAATTTTGCCGGGATAAATTAGGGGGGGGGCTTTGATGATTGGTTTAAGAGAGGTGTGTCCCAGCTAGCTAACTCATCTAAGCATTCTAGTAGCTGGGTTAAGCAGAGTAGCtgcagcaacaacaaagtTAGCCGACTTTAATTATGATCTCTCTCTCGATGCTGCGAAGTTAGTTGCACAGTACAGTCTGCAGTGATCGACGCTGGGACCACGGGAAGGCTTGGACATGATGGCTGGTATCCGGATGGGGGCCGCTCCCTCAGCAACTCATTCGGCTTTGAGTGTACTGTACGTGCTTGCTTGTAGTAGAAaacagttttttcttttgtgtctTTCTTGGTGTTAAATTGTTTAATTAGCGTGGTGATTAGATCTGATTCCCTCGGTGTTAGTTACGaggccttttggtttgactaGGACTAGATGTATTCTGGGCCTAATTAGGTCAAGGAGACAATATGACTGTGCAACTGAGATCCTGCTTCTTTAAAGCGTATCGAGGTAAACTGTATCCATGCTTCAACTTGAGCTATGTGTAAGTATACTAATAAGAACACCGAGGTAGTAGTAAACGCCATTACCATCGCCGGTCCGTCGGTGGTGTGGCGGGCCTGGTGGCAAACAAATTAGGGATCCCAACAAATTGATCGTCGGAGTCAGCATACAGATCGCATGGTAGGCCGTTCCGCCGCTGTGCTATGCTAGGTCCTTCTGAAATTCGCGTGCCCAACACTGCCGCACAAGCTAGCCTATCAATCTCATGATCACCGCAAAGAAGATTTCATGATCATGTGACAAGGATAATAAACAGAAGTTCGCAGATCATTGGACAAGCAGCAATTATTGGGCGATGTGAATAAATTAACAAAAAATGGATTTCGATGCAAATGCCGGGATTTTCAaactccttttcgaaaaaaagtaAATTTCAAGGAACCACCGTTTTTGGGGCAGTTATCTCACCGAGCCTCCACTTTTTGCTAATTTTCCCGCAGAACCACACGTTTTCGGTCAAACTGTATCAACTAGTGCAAAACACATGTTTAAACTCGTTTATCGGGATTCCTTACAGGTTGGCACCACCTGTCAAGTGCCAAGATAGATCCGAAAATGTGGGTTAGGGGGAGGAGAATGGGGCCGAGGAAAATTAAATACAGGTTACTAGGCCGGGTCAGGAATCTTGTCAGAAAATCTGTCAGGAATCCTGTTGGAATTACCTATGGCCCACTTTCGAGTCTACCCAAGATGTGCGTGCTAACATTGCATCGATTAGGCATATTGCTTAGGTGCCATTTCATATAGAAATTTCCACACTGGCGCTTTGGAGCATTTGGCATGTAAGGAATGACTATTTTCAACAACATCTAGCCTAATATTTTCGGATGCTGACAGATTTTCAAAAAAGAGCTTAATCTTAATCTTAATCTTGTGTTCCATAGAGCGAAGAGAATGTGACAGATCCCATGATTGGATtagaaacctttttttttaactttacCTGTACATATTTACATCCATTTATTTAATATTATCGCTTAAACCTGTGTTCCTGAAAAtgttttccctaaaaaaaacaggctTAAACATGTGTTTTGCCCTATTTGTGGCTTTACGGACAATTTAGCAAAAACTGGATCTGGGTGAGATGACTATCCGAAAAAACCATGGATCTCTGAAATTCACTCGGATTTTTTTTGGGTGATTTGAAAAATTAGAAATCGAGCTTGTTTTGAGTAGAAGTTAACTCGATCTCGTGCTGAGATTGTGTGCCATGCATGTTCCTTTTTCAAATACCGGGCAGTTCTCCTAAACGAAGCTGACAGGAGGGATTTGGTAGCTGAAGGCGTGAAGCAGATGCGTTGCAACAAGAGGCTCTCAGATATCACGTAACGCAGAGGGGGAGGGACAGGTGCGGCCTAGAGGAGCACCGAAGTATGCAGTAGAAGAAAGTAGCAACAGAAGGAAAGAGAACAGCTGACTGAGGTGAGTGGTGATTGGCAGTTCAAATAATGTTCACTGGCGATGTTTCTAGCGGCCGTCTATGCCGTTTGCTTGTAAAGTTTAACAGCTTTTGTTTTTCGCTTTAGACTACTGGTACTTATAGCTTTAGGCTTTGGGTGCGTGAGTCTGCCATGGAGAGGAAAGTGTGTGGAACTACGTAGGGAGTGAACTGTTTTGGTTTATCCCGTTATCCAAAACCGTTGTTGACTAGCTTGCAAAATACGAACTCTTTACTCCTGTATGGAATTCGTATCCACATGCAACATGTTTCTTCTCATTATTCAAAACAACGCAGTTCTTCTAAAACACCTCCTCAGAGAACCAAAGGTGCATATGCCTCGTACGTCCCCTAATGAAGTCAACTACACGCCTCTATACCAAATGCATTTCATACTGTCAAAAAAAGGTATTTCGTacatgtttgatttttttaagcaaCCTTATCTTTATGCTTTACAtccaaaagaaataaaataacagACCCTATCTGAGTGTTACTTGGCAAAAATCCCTGTTCTGAAGCACTAACAGTTACATGGACTTGCTGGCAGATATagctgcataaaaaaaaatccatctgTGAATGATCAGATCCTATGTTTCATGCACATCATGATAATTAAGGAGCACATGGCCCAGAATGGGACAAGTATGAGCATGTCTGAAACAGAGTTGGCTCCCATACTGTATTATGCATGGAGCTATGGAAAAAGTATGGTACTACTGTAATACTCTTATGatgcaaaaaataaagatgTTTGAAGGTCAGCATGCAGTCTTTGAGCTTTAACAAATAGTCAGATTTCAGGTGCATACCACTaccttttttctctccttaCAATCAGATTGCAATTGTGGCAAGTGGTAAGGTTGATTGCATAAGATTAGATTGCTCTTCTTACAAATACAACTCCCCATGGATAGCATACAGATAAGTGAACAAGAGTTGACCAAAGCTTCCAAAAAAACCGAGTACACATAAGGCCAATTCTGCAACTAAAATGCTGAGCAGTTGGCCAGCTGCAGTGACTTTGTTCACTAACGGTGGTACAATCCCTAAACTACCATCTGATGTAGCACTCCATGAGAGATGTGAAAAAAACATGGTTCACTCTTGCAGCACGATCGTAGCAGAGTCCTGATCAAACCATGTACGTCATGCCGACACGCATGATGTTCGAGTGGGGGACCTTCAGGGTTGCGGTGCCAACCCTGCAATTTCTCCTGAGGAAAGCATAGAAATAGTTGATGATGAACTTCTTTGTGAAGAATGATTGCTTCCTCGCCCTCACATCGCCATGTGCTAACAGATATGTGAACCCGGATGCCATGGCTTCTCTCAACGCCGTAAGCTCATACTCTAAGCTAGGGTCTTCTTCTGGTGAGATGGAGCTAGAGGGAAGCAGAGGAACGCTGCCATCAGTGCCCAACATTCGATTGTCATCAACCAATCTCTGATCAGAAAGCAGCGGAACGTGCAGATCCCCAGCAGCAGTAGCATGTGATGGAGGTATCTCAGAAACATCAGACACGTCATCACGCTCTACCTCCATTGTGCTCACCTCAAGCGCGATTTCCTGGGCTTCCCTCCTCAGAAATTTCTCCAGGCTTTCAACCAAAAGATGCTCAAAGAAGCAATGGTCCTCTTTCCTGACATCCTTGTAACCATACCGTGCAACACACCGGAACATGTGGTAGTCCTTGTGGCCAACCCTTCTGAACAAGAACCTTTCTTCAAGCGGCACATATGGGACAGGGACGTACTTGATGCAAACAAAGACGATCGTGGAGTGCATTGCTGGCAGTGTGACCAACAGTTGGCCAAAGATTGATGGGATTCCCTGAACCAGCTCATTGTACACAAGTCCAATACCCGGAACTCTTACTGTGCCAAGTGTTGATCCCAGGTCAAGAATAAAGTCCAGGGATATCTTCCCACGCATCTCACTCTGGTACTTGAGCACGCTTCCGTAGTTCCATGTGTACATTATGCAGAGAAACAACGATGAGAATGCAAGTGGTAACCATCCTCCTTCTAGTAACTTTGACATAACAGCAGTTAGGTAAACAAACTCCATTGcaccaaagaaaataaagaagcaCAGGACAAAGACCAAGTTTGTTTGCCATATAAGAAGCATCACCAAGGTCACCAACGCAGTGCTAACCATCATGACTCCAACTTCAGCAATGCCTGGAATATTTTAAGAGAATCATTCaagaaacaaatgagaaattTGCTGAGGAAAAACAATAGCATCACAAACCAGAGCAGTAACTAGCCATCAGTTGATTGTTATGCAACATAGTACATTGTGGTCATGCCAAAAGGCTGACCATTGTTACTGCAATAGTTTCTCAAAGAGATTCTAGAtaacaaaaaaagacaagacTATAAATTCCCTAAAGACATAAACACTTACCATATGCATTGGCGATATCATTAGTACTCCTGAAAGTGGCCACTATGATGATACACATGACCATGAGAAACCAATTCATTACAGGTATATAAATCTGCCCCATGACTTTCTTGGAGGTATGGATTATTTTGATCCTAGGAAAGCAACCAAGAGCCATGGCCTGCTTTATGCAAGAGAAAGTTGCAGATATCATAGCTTGGCTGGCAATCATTGCAGCAAGTGTGGCAATCACAAATACTGGCCAGAACAGAACTTCTGCAATGCAAACAGAAAAATGACTTAAACGAAGGAACATGAAACAGTCAGGTGCTTACAATTCTAATAACCTAGATCAGCCTGATACATTTACACGAGCTGAACGCTTACCTGGTACAGAATCATAAAATATTCTGTCCGCTGCAAGTGGATATTTCATCAAATAAGCAGCTTGGCCCATGTAAGCAATAAGCAGGCAAGGGAATACCACAGCAGTAAATGCtacctgg carries:
- the LOC100834831 gene encoding RING-H2 finger protein ATL46, yielding MAAVSSRKILGWSLVRREITSGGDGFFAGPPALAPPATAGQQQQQQEQPGPGPSAMAARITPAVLFITVVLAVVLLVSGLLHILRRLFLKSHRANARAEAMERQLQQLFHLHEDGPGLDQAAIDALPCFAYGELELSLGADDAKEGEGDEEKGYKKKKGTRPFDCAVCLCEFAAAEDRLRLLPLCGHAFHVACIDTWLRSSSTCPLCRTQALSASAQAPPTADTDTPSVLETPTGVEEQQKQDDDASKEDAFFPGSVVLPVRLGRFKNVQDGVQESSGSSRRLDARRCYSMGSNYRYVLAEENLVVSVRWRPGDSTSGAAPAGGVAAAAAARRSEQQGKKVCAASRGDSFSVSKIWQWRGSGRRLPALRADGSESPAPDDGLPWAQAQAPARTRSARQEIDT
- the LOC100835139 gene encoding potassium transporter 23, which produces MDDGGIQEEPPSARRLTPKRSGGGSRWVDASEVDSSESARWSLDEERSLRGLSTADEAEAEAEAEIEFVMPSEADMAAGALSRKSSSGGFRRRLGKRAKRVDSLYVEAMNVQGAHGHSDQDISLLSTVAMAFQTLGVVYGDMGTSPLYVFSDVFSKVPIKSEVEILGALSLVMYTIALIPFVKYVFIVLKANDNGEGGTFALYSLICRYAKVSLLPNQQRVDEDISSFRLKLPTPELQRALSVKECLEKKPLFKNILLFLVLMGTSMVIGDGILTPSMSVMSAVSGLQGQVAGFDTDAVVIVSILVLLLLFSVQRFGTGKVGFMFAPVLALWFLNLSSLGIYNIIKYEPSVVKAFNPMYIYLFFKMNGTKAWSALGGCVLCITGAEAMFADLGHFTVKSIQVAFTAVVFPCLLIAYMGQAAYLMKYPLAADRIFYDSVPEVLFWPVFVIATLAAMIASQAMISATFSCIKQAMALGCFPRIKIIHTSKKVMGQIYIPVMNWFLMVMCIIIVATFRSTNDIANAYGIAEVGVMMVSTALVTLVMLLIWQTNLVFVLCFFIFFGAMEFVYLTAVMSKLLEGGWLPLAFSSLFLCIMYTWNYGSVLKYQSEMRGKISLDFILDLGSTLGTVRVPGIGLVYNELVQGIPSIFGQLLVTLPAMHSTIVFVCIKYVPVPYVPLEERFLFRRVGHKDYHMFRCVARYGYKDVRKEDHCFFEHLLVESLEKFLRREAQEIALEVSTMEVERDDVSDVSEIPPSHATAAGDLHVPLLSDQRLVDDNRMLGTDGSVPLLPSSSISPEEDPSLEYELTALREAMASGFTYLLAHGDVRARKQSFFTKKFIINYFYAFLRRNCRVGTATLKVPHSNIMRVGMTYMV